In the genome of Nitrospirota bacterium, the window CGACGTCCAACCCGACTTCCTTGATCACCGCCTCGCGGATCGTCCCATACAGCAGGTCCACTTTATCTTTGTGGATCGTGCGGAACAGAACCCGCTTCATCTCGTTGCCCTTGCCCATTGTTTTGGCTTGCTCATACATTTCAAAGGGGATGGGCAGCTTGTTCGGCATGACCGGGAAGCCCACCATCGTCACTTCGAGACTTTTCCCGAATTCCTTTTCCAGGATCGGCACGGCTTCCTGCTCGAACCGGTGGCAGTGCGGACAGTAAAAGTCCGCAAACTCCGTCAGCTTGACCTTGCCCGGTTGATGGGTGGACGGTTCCTTGATCTCCTCGAATTTACCCTTCAGCGCCGCGGTGCCGGCCTGGGCGGGAGCCAGGGGCCCAAGGGTCAGCAGGGTTCCCAGAAGAAGCGCCACCAGTGTCGTCAGTCTCAGTACATGTCGCCGCATACCTCCGCTCCTTTCCCGATAAACGCCGGCACGAGGGACGTATTATAATCCAATCACCGGCTTTCTCACCTGCTTTGTTATAATATCCGGCATGTGGGTGTCGTTCCGCCTCCTGCTCCTTGTTCTCTCGGGATTCCTCGCCGGGTGCGCCGCCTCCGTCGTCCCGGCCTCACTCCAAATGCAGGTGGATCGGGCCCTTGCCTTTGCCCAATTGAAAGAATCGCCGGACTCCTACCGGGGCCGGCTGGTCCTCGTCGGCGGGGAAGTCCTGTCCGCCAAACGGCTGAAGGAGGGCACACGCATCGAGGTCTTGCAGATTCCGCTGGAAGATTCACAAGCGCCCGGCAGAGACCGCACCATCTCCGAAGGCCGGTTCCTGGCGATCCAGAAGGAGTTCCTGGACCCGGCTACCCTCCCGCCCGGCACACGCGTCACGATCGTCGGCGAAGTCACCGGCGCCGCCACCCTGCCGCTCGACGAAACGGACTATACTTACCCGACCTTGGACATCAAACACGTCAAGGTCTGGCCGCAGACCGACAGCCGGGCCTCCGTGCCTGGCTACTATTCGGCTCCTTATTGGCGCCCTGCCTATAGCCCCTGGTACCGTTCCCCCTACTGGCGATAAGCCACAACGCCTCGCCCGCCGGATCGGCGAACGAGGCGTCGGCATACATCACAACCGGCACGTCAGAAGCCCAGCGTCAGGCCGGCGTAGAAGGCCCGGCCGTAGCCGGCAAAGAAAGTTTGCTTGTTGGCGTCGGCAATGCTGTCCGCCACCGGCACCGCAGAACCCACATAGGTCTTGTTGAAGATGTTGTCGAGTTCGAAGTAGGGCTTTGCAAACCGCACGTAGCTGTTGTTCTGAAACTTGTACATGTCGTGCACGTTCAAGTTGAACAGCCAATAGGCCGGCGTAGCCAGCGTATTGTTGTTGTTGACGAAGA includes:
- a CDS encoding disulfide bond formation protein DsbA → MRRHVLRLTTLVALLLGTLLTLGPLAPAQAGTAALKGKFEEIKEPSTHQPGKVKLTEFADFYCPHCHRFEQEAVPILEKEFGKSLEVTMVGFPVMPNKLPIPFEMYEQAKTMGKGNEMKRVLFRTIHKDKVDLLYGTIREAVIKEVGLDVAAFEAGLASGKPFKTLELGKEWGKRVNVQQTPTVLLDGNIKVEAIDPDNLRTIIRSILDADKKK